The Episyrphus balteatus chromosome 3, idEpiBalt1.1, whole genome shotgun sequence genome segment TTTTGAAACCTGTAATATAACAAGTTCTTTTAAAACCTGTATTAAACGTTAATTTACgggtttttttataacctcttacctataggtttttataaaacctctaataaacgttatttgacggtttttttataaccgttttcttccagtttttttaaaacctgtaataaacgttgtacaggtttttataaaacctataacaaacgttatttgacggtttttttataaccgcttacctataggtttctataaaacctgtaataaacgttatttaacggtttttttataaccgttttcttccagtttttttaaaacctgtaataaacgttgtacaggtttttataaaacctataacaaacgttatttgacgggttttttttataaccgcttACCTATAGGTTTCTATAAAACCTGTAAATAACTTCGTACAGGTTcttataaaacctgtaataaacgttaCTTCACAGCTTTTTTATAACCGGTTAtttacagattttaaaaaacctataaaatgtTTGCTTACCAACATGCTGCAAACCATAAGATTCTTCCCagctgaaaatttaatatttgaaataagaacgctgaaatttaagtttagtgaaacattatttaatgaagtaaaactaaaactaaaactaaaactaaaactaaaactaaaactaaaacttaaactaaaactaaaacttaaagtaaaagtaaaactaaaactaaaaataaaaaatagcttaaCTTAATTATGTTGTGGATTGCCCGTCAGAGGCAGAGGAGCTGGTGTTGGAACTGGTATTTCTGtaaagagaaaaatgttaacttaaatgttgattataattttattttttaacttacgtGGACGGTTTTCCCATTCGAAATGGGGCTTGCTTcaaaaagcctttaaaaaatgAAGCACCCTCAGCTTCACTATAAGTGGGGTACCTTGATCGGACCGCTTCCAATATAGTTTTATACAGGAATTTGTATTGGCTGAAACTTTTTTTGGCATTAGTCCCCAGCCAAGAATGTTCTGCCAGTAGTGGATCCGTAAAAATGCACTTGCAAATAGTGCGGATCGTTTTCATTCCGTTGACCCCCCCATATGAGCTCAACTTACGGacctgaaagaaaacaaaaatatgttttaagatgtcgttttttaaactttttcgtaatataaaatgcatttattttcaaatatttttggccgcatttattatgatttgaaattataaaagaaaatgtcaatatgtattacggtttatgaaaaaaattaaaaagaatttcattttcgaagaactttttttaataaaagttttgaaaaaaaatgtatcttatttttttttcaaagttcaacatctaaacataaaattattttttatttatttaataacccttactgttgaaagttaaatagcaaaaatttaaagttcttatttaccaaagtctttgagaaaattaattatttcgatgcaaaaattcagtttttatcaaaaaaaccaattgaaattgaagttatttttaattgttttttcaaaagtgtgatatatattaccttttctgcttcggaattcaactgataatatttattagaaaaagtttggaaaaaagtcatttttaatttttttaataaatttttttttaattctgagtttgaggaccattttttcaaaaactcttaattaaatttagtgaatttaaatttaagataagcttctggctttgtaaaaatgtattttaaaatattgtaggtgttgccgttgttttctaaatatttttttttgtgtttgaagtcggattgtaagaaaattgcatatttcgtatattttgatacttaccaattttttttttgaatgctgcATTTTGATGGAGTTTTTCCTCGATTTCCTCAATTTGTTGGACAGAGGTAAGTGGGAAAATTTCATCCAGTCGCAGTTCCTCATCCACTTCCTCTGCATTCTCTTTTGCAATTTTGGACGCCATGAATGCCTCCAGCATTCCTTGCATGGCCTGCACCTTCACCTCAGTGGAACGCTGTCTTTCCAAAATTTCGTCTATTTTGGACGACAGTTCCTTGAATTGGGTACTGGTGCTGGGGcctataaacaattaaaaataagagttatagtaaaatacaaaaaaagtaatacgGTTAGTGAAAGAACTAATATGCTATCTCAGCTGTTACTAAGAGGGACTGGGGTTTatcctattcaaataacattggataaaccccagtctaagataaGCTGGAGTTTAAAAACGACTTTGATAATTGTACTAGtgctaaaatacattttttaccttCATACGTGTATAACTCGGAAATGACATTAGTGATGGTAACATCTTCAGTTGGGGGGGTGAACGAGGAAACGTCTTGAAAATTAGAAGTAAGTATGACAAAATTAGTAACTTTGTTCCCatgtttatacattttaaacTTACCAGAATTAGGAATCAAAGTTGACATCAATTTGTTCATATCTGTCATGTATTCCGAAGAATTGGTGTCGATGGTCACTTCTTCCGTATTTTCTTCAGAAGAAGACAAATACTCGGCATCCTTTTCCTTCTGAACTGCTTCCTCCCAGGAACCTTAAAAGGAAATACATGTTTTGTCGTAAATATAAGTGGCATGAAAGGGAtacaagaaaatatttgttcaaaagGTGAAGCGGCTTAAgaccggccgaacagctcagattttgacgattttttttcaaacgtaggtaattaaaaatgctttaaagtctatagattaaaaattgccgatgttgccgtattgttttttaaaattacaattaaatttcataaaacaaatgatagcaataGATTCTCGaggttatttaaggaaaaaaaaatataagggagtaagggacaatcttccatcgtttaagagataaatgcaattttctcataatctgacttttaaaaagccagaagctcattcttatctcctaAATTTAAAtgcactaaatttaatcaagagtttttgaaaaaaaaatcaatttcaatggttttttttttgataaaaactgaatttttgctttgaaataattaattttctcaaagactttggtaaataagaactttaaatttttctatttaactttcaacaataagggctattgactgaagaaaaaatgactttatatttagatgttgaactttaaaaaacaaataagtaatattttttttcaaaacttctattaaaaaaagttcttcgaaaatgaaatactttttaatttttttcataaaccgtaatacatattgacattttcttttataatttcaaatcgtaataaatgtggccagaaaaatttgaaaataaatgcattttatattacgaaaaagtttaaaaaacgacatcttaaaattttttcaataattttttttttcaaaaatctgagttcagataccattctttcaaaagctcttaattcaattaactttattttaattttacaaatatgactaagtttctagctttttaaaaatgtatatttaaatgttgtaggtgttgccgttgttttcaaattttttttttgtgtttgaagtcagatcatgagaaaattgcatttatctcttaaacgatggaagattgtccttactcccttatattttttttccttaaataacctagagaatctttgctatcatttgttttatgaaatttaagcaaaaaaaattggttttgttcaaaaaaaatttaatttaaaaaaaaatcttcaattaaatttaaaaaatttgaataagtaaaaaattaaaacggcaacaccgccaaatttaaagtatttttagtttagtttatatatattttgtcaaaatgagacaacaaaaggtacaaaaatttgtttttaaattacaaaattaaaaaaaaagataaataacaacatacattatgtatatagataacaagaatataaataagatttgaaaataaattaaaatataaatgagatgaaataaattgttaatacatttttaaattactaAGAAAACGAATAACTAGGTATATGAAATTATTGACTTTAAacaatgaaaatagaaaaacgaCAAAGGCAACGTATCACGAAGATTCTTCATCTATCATTTTttgcaagatttttttcttaaagcatTCTCTACTTATGTCAAATGAGAACAGGTCAGAgtatttattaaaagtttttgaacatCTATTAAATGATTCATGGGAGGCATAATTAGTCTTTGAAAATGTTTCCTTTAAAAATCTGGTATGTCTTAGAGTGCGCACATTAGAATTGATTGTAATTTTAGAACATAAGTACGAGGATTCAATATTTTCTTTGAGAAGATCAAACGCGAATAGAGCCTCTGATAACTTCCTTCGATTAGCAAGACTACACATATCAATGAGCCTTAGACGATGAGAGTATCGAGGTAGCACATACGACTCAGTGCTCCATCCAAGACCTCTTAATGCAAACAGCAAAAATTGCTTTTGGACAGATTCAAGTTTTTTAACATCAATATCATAAAAAGGAGACCAAATAACACTACAATACTCTAACAAAGGGCGGACCAAAGAACAGTAAATTGCTTTAGTGATATAAGGGTCATTGAATTCAATTGATCTTCTTTTAACAAACCCTAGCATACACATACTTTTAGAGTGTATTTTGTCAATTTGTTCTTTAAAAGTGAGTTTTTTGTCTACAATAATGCCAAGGTCTTTTATTTCTTCCTTTCGAACCAATATCTGTCCAACAATGGTGTAGTTGAaaattattggattttttttccttaagaaCGAAATAACGTTACACTTATAAACATTAAGTGACATTCCATTCATTTTACACCAACTTACAAGTGTGTTTAGACATTCCTGTAACAAAAAACCATCAACATCAGCATTAACATTTTGAAACAACTTTAGATCGTCGGCATATAAAAGGTATCTACATCCTTTCAACAATGAGGGCAAGTCAttaatgaaaaccaaaaaaagtagAGGCCCAAGATGGCTGCCCTGAGGTACTCCCGAAGTTACATATATTTCACGAGATATAACATCACAAAACCTAACACACTGTGTTCTGTTAGATAAATAGGACGCAATCCAATTTAACAAAGTTGAATGAataccatgttttttttaactttagaaGAAGTAAGCAATGGTCCACTCTGTCGAAAGCTTTGCTAAAGTCGGTGTAGATTGCATCAACCTGGTTGCCCTTCTCCATTTCTAAAAGAATATGGGATGTATAATCAGCTAAATTGGTGGTTGTGGATCTACCCTTAAAGAATTCATGTTGATGCTCACTAATGGCCGACTTAAGTGCTAAACTAAGCTTATCAgtaaccattttttcaaataacttggGAATAGACGACAGTATTGCAATTCCGcgataattttgtatatttgaCCTATCaccgtttttaaaaattggtattaaaaatgaatttcgccAAGTATTAGGAAAAATGCCGCTAGAAAGTGAATGATTGAACAGTTTAAGTAAGGGTTCAGCAATTTTATCAGCAGTGTTACGGAGGAACAATGGTGGAATGCCATCGGGACCGCTGTTTTTACTAATATCAATTGATTTCAGTTCCCTAACAATTTAAgacctttgaaaaaaagatcatcaaaatctaagctgttcggccgggttccctaatattgccaatttttgagctttagttactccactatatgtGTACATTAGACCGtgcgttgtgtttttttttttttattagggtcAAGCTCTAAAGCCAAGTACGCTGCTGATATATGAGAAATACATAGGATTTTCTAATGTTTAAGAGTTTTATTTATCCCTACGTTCAGTAATGTATGtaattttttgaggaaaaaactttttttttacatattgaaAGGTCATAACCGCGATTACTTtaagtatatgaaaggggaccTAAAGTGTATCAAAATTAACGTAACTAAGCTGTCAAAAATAGGCCCCCAGGATAAACTGCTTTAAGTTTAGATacgaataaaattttacttggAGAAAAGTGGTCTAAGtgaacttaataaaaataaaataaaaaagatgtagTTAAACTTGTATCTTACCGATgtcatcaaatattaatttgcatGCTATGCTTTGCCAATCATCCGATGCTGTGATGCAATTTTTCCGACCGCAAATGGAATCTTTCTTGGACTTTGGCCATAATAGCTTCGTTCCATCGATGACCCAATTTTTGGGAACTGCCGTCACGAACTTCCCTTCATCTTCGAGCGTCTCCACAACACAATACATTTTGATTAACAATGtactaatggaaaaaaaaacagattcagtgtttggtaaagttattttgaaaaatttagaggaaatattttctatgttataaaaattaggcaaattttcttcttcatttgatttataaacgcttaaaaatttagaatagaacggtttttcgtaaaaattttgtttttgttttaagcttgaACCATAGATAACTGGAATGCCATGTCGATATGTTGCAAACTCCATTCTAACAATTTCTTCTGAGTTTGTTAAGAAGTAACTATCTGCAAGTGGCgacttcaaaacaaaatgttgaaGCTGAATTGCTTTATAGATTCCAACACAGTGtttaattttgcatattttattcCTATCTTTCATATAAAGCATAGgagttttgttttcatctaCATCAATTAGATCTACATTCTCAAAATCTTCGATAATCCTATTTGCAATTTGTTCCAGGGGTCTGTTTCCAGATCTTATTCGAcgttttaaatattgtaaacgATTTTCATATTTGAAAGCACTTATATTATCTAAAGGTCCATGGTATTTAACATCATCTACGACATGATATAAATTGTGAACGTTATAACTTATGTTTTCAGCTCCATAGATATTAGAAAAGTTATATATGAATGATTTGAACAGACTCTGTGCGACATcaacaaaaacttgtttatttttacttaaacatATTGAAACAGCACAGTGTAGTTCCATAAAATTGGCATATACTTCTTCATGAGTTTCATTTTGCAAAACAACCGGACCTAagtacaacaaaaacatacgAAATTCAGTGGCCTTCCAAAAGCTTATCACATCAAGTCCACGAGGTGTTCTATTGAAGTCGCATGGAACATATTTTCGTAGTGATACTAAGGTCTTAGAGATTCTCTCAATGTTTTTTGCcgagaattttgttttaagggtTCTATTCTTAATCCAtgtaaccaacaattttttcatgaCACCTAAGCACAACAAGTGCATGTAATCTGGaggaaaattcataataatatCTATTGGAAGTTTTTCTAATGGAGATGGTTGCGTATGATGATCTTCGTGTATCCCAGCCCGGAAAGAATCATTCGTGCGAAGTGATTTTGATAAGTTTGGAAAACACATTTGGTGAGATTTGTAATTATAATCCCCTTCTACATTACATCTTTCACAAGCAAAATAACCATTATGCCCTTTGATTCCTTTTAAATAAGAACGAGCGGGGGCGTCACAGATGAAATTCctgattttaaaacttatttttttggaaccAATGTTCAAATCATCAATGTTAACAGCCTCCTCAAGAAATAATCGCAGAAATTCATTAACACTTGAAGGTTTTGCCATTCCGTAGTAAACACCTATTACTAGCGGCGGCACACGAAAACCATCTGGTGAACAcaaaataggccaaaattggcCCTTTGAACTTTTGCTAACAGGAATCCCATCAATATTAAAGTCCAAGAATATTACTGTTTGACATGTCTGAACACTTTCAAAAACCTTAGTAAGAGCGCGAACCAAACCGAAATGCCAGTATCTACCAGGTGGAACTTCGATAAAAATTTTCTCAAGGGAAACGCGAGTTTGTAATAATGTTCGAGGGTCTAATGGCAAATAAGGATGAGAATTATGCAAAATGTTAAGCAAATCACGCAAGCAAATATTCGATATGTTATGCTGAATAGCCCACaatactaagtttttttttaaattttctggaaTAGCTTCAAAATTAGTTGAGACAGCGACACAATTGTTTCCAGAATTTTCACTGTCACTTTCATGTTCAGAAATAATATTCGATAGGTGTTGCAACTCTTCAAATTTCGTGTTAGAAAAACCTTGTTCACAATTAGCACTTATTTCATTTTCCGAAAGGTGTTGCTGCACTTCAAATAACCTCTTGCTAAGAAAAACTTGttcaagatttttaattctttctttttcacgcatttctaatattatttttttaacttttcttttaaaagtagttctactacaaattttatttttaatgatagaatacatttttattacaGTGATTTTATCAACAGTCAAGCTTGGGATAATAACGCGGAATGAGAAAGACAAATGAAAAGACGCGCTAAGTTATCTGTATGCCTACTCtcaagttattttccaaactcagaagatatttttcaaactcagaagttattttctaaactcagaagatatttttcaaactcagaagttattttctaaactcagaagatatttttcaaactcagaagttattttctaaactcagaagatatttttcaaactcagaagttattttccaaactcaaaagatatttttcaaactcagaagttattttccaaactcagaagatatttttcaaactcagaagttatttttcatactctgaagttatttattaaacaatatttaatatttaacccTTTGCTCccggaaaaaaatacaaatatctttaaaaaaagttttgatattttctaacaacacactaaaatgaaaaaactaatgattgtactagtaataacattgtataaggaatgttttgagctgagagTACAAAAGGAAAAGTCCattttgtagtaaaaaaaaaactaacaaagtaATTAATAGGTGGTATCATGCTGAAACCACTAGGAAGCAAagggttaaaataaattataaacaaataacaatatttaaaataaattatatatttaaaataattataacaaataacttacctcttaataatttttcacagacagatatttttttaaatttaatttatattttttcacaataacTTTCGCGCACAATAACTTGTTACCACCAGCCACAAAAGAATACTGAGAGATCTGAGAAAAATGAGAGACAAAAATATGATGGGCGACGCGCGACGCTCGAGTATGGTGAATGTGTATGTGTGGAGAGTTGTTGGTTAGTTGAAATTGGGTTTGAACTTAGTTGAAAAATTGCCAGGGTTGTTAAAAGGTAAATAACGAGTTGATTAAAAACTTATACGTACTTATAGTAGTTATTTAAAATCTTACTTTAAGCTTAGGATTTATAATGgattaattttaaaccaataaacaactttaatggtaaaaagtcagtaatttaaaatctcgtttcaaacttaaggtcaaatttggttaatttctagtctataaatagctttttgtgtaaaaaaggagttatttaaatacttacttaaaacttgtaatgaaaatttggttattttttagcccataaaagacaaaaataaagaagttaattagaaactcaccttaaacttaagatttataatgggttaattttaaaccaataaacaactttcatggtaaaaagtcagtaatttaaaatctcgtttcaaacttaaggtcaaatttggttaatttctagtctataaatagctttttgtgtaaaaaaggagttatttaaatacttacttaaaacttgtaatgaaaatttggttattttttagcccataaaagacaaaaataaagaagttaattagaaactcaccttaaacttaagatttataatgggttaattttaaaccaataaacaactttcatggtaaaaagtcagtaatttaaaatctcgtttcaaacttaaggtcaaatttggttaatttctagtctataaatagctttttgtgtaaaaaaggagttatttaaatacttacttaaaacttgtaatgaaaatttggttattttttagcccataaaagacaaaaataaagaagttaattaGAAACTCACCTTGAACTTAAGATTTAtaatgggttaattttaaaccaataaacaactttaatggtaaaaagtcagtaatttaaaatctcgtttcaaacttaaggtcgaatttggttaatttctagtctataaatagctttttgtgtaaaaaaggagttatttaaatacttacttgaaacttgtaatgaaaatttggttattttttagcccataaaagacaaaaataaagaagttaattaGAAACTCACCTTAAACTTAGGATTTAAACAACTTCCATCTTAAAGTGAGTAATTTAAAAACTCGTTTCAAACTATAgataaaatttggttaatttataacctataaataactttttgggtaaaaaaagagttattaaaatacttacttaAAACTTTGGGATCAGATTTGGTTAAATTCtaacttaaaaaaactttttgtgcgaaaaaaaagttattaaaatacttacttcaaacttggagtcaaaatttggttattttttaacccttaaaacacaaaactagaagttatttaaaaacttatttatgactttgtgtcaaaaacgagttatttaaatacttttccgaaacttttgaagaaatttggttattttaaaaccaacttCAAACTGAGGttataatttaaccaaaaaaattgggttgaaaaaataacaagaatgtAACCAGggtttaataaaagtaaataaatagccaaaacatttccttagtttaaaaatggaattttttaaactaatttatgactaaaaagtttattttacgtATAATTTTAACCCAAAACAAACCTTCGAAAATACtgggttttttttctaaccTAAAATTAACCACAGACTTTTAACAACCCGTTTATAGCCGCTTTATGACCGCGGTTATTTGcagttattttataactttggttattttgtaaccgaggtttgaaattgttacttgggtttttattatttttattattttaagtaggtattttctttcttttttctttaaaatcaaacaaaacattactgaaagtgaatattctttttaaatagtggtgatattattttttctattaggtataggtgatataattgttttgttattttctcccaaaccatgtgaagtaaaatcttattgccgatcaaattttatcagtaaatcatatacattttacttcgaaaaaacacaaatcgcctttaaattagtacacattaagagttttttatttaatatttttcaataatttggaatgagaaattgatatgaaaaattgataataaaatatcaaaaaaaaaaattcaaaaatttgacatttaaatatcatcctgataataaaaatatttgtttcataaaacacattttatagagcattttttgctgatatttaaaaaatgttaaattgatattggttttttttcggtgtattgaaataaaataataatcaataCAGCTCTTtcatcaaaacttaaaaaataatgtagaAATCAAGATGTTGCCAATTCTGATGAATTAGTGTGACTAAAATCGTTATTCAAATGATTTATGTTAATTACCTATTCTTTTTCGAGGAACTTAAAGTGTTCCAAGATTggatttaataagaaaataaaacgtTCTCTGCAATGATTCGCAGCATTGAactcaaataattttatatatatttttaattgaatggaaaattttaaatatttccagATCTTCAACTGAAAAAATTGTAATCGGGTTTTTAGATGCAATCCGTTCAATGAAATCATCTGGAACCGATTTACAAATTTTGGATAattctttaaactttttaaacaaaattcacgACTCGATCACACATACATAGGTACACACGTACTTGCTTTTATGGCGAAAGTTACAAGGAATGTTAAAGCTGAAAGATAGTACAAGTAAATACATTTAGTTCAGTTGAGTGATCAAAAATGCATCGACTCTTTTTTAAAGAACACATTtcaatacttttatttattttcttttttcaaaaatgatttttaagaaaatgatctAAGAGGTGTTTGCcggaccccccccccccccccccctcaatacgccactttTCAAGATAGGCttttgattatgtcgaaaaaaacatggTAATAAGGAACTTAGACGTTCAaaggtttttattgcaggaaagggttataaaaaaaagataaaaccgtgaagtgctattaaatgagggAGTGGAAATTGATGATAGAGGTGCAAAAgcctctttttgtttttttttttcaatatatttcctaaacaacgtaaaattttaaaatttgtggatatgtgtacagatggacgcacagacgtacggacggaattgcgagacccacttttttggaattctccatcagtggcgtatccagaaaaaattttggagggGGCTTTAAGAAAATGATCTAAGAGGTGTTTGCcggacccccccccccccccctcaatacgccactttTCAAGATAGGCttttgattatgtcgaaaaaaacatggTAATAAGGAACTTAGACGTTCAaaggtttttattgcaggaaagggttataaaaaaaagaaaaaaccgtgaagtgctattaaatgagggAGTGGAAATTGATGATAgaggtgcaaaagccccctttttgttttttttttcaatatatttcctaaacaacgtaaaattttaaaatttgtggatatgtgtacagatggacgcacagacgtacggacggaattgcgagacccacttttttggaattctccatcagtggcgtatccagaaaaaattttggagggggctggaaaatttttcaaaaattttttagagggtaaatgtgcgaaaaaattttcatttctttttattaatctttgatcgagagttaaacgctgtgctgcggtactgaaagtggtatacctAGTTGCATTATAGTGCTCTCGACagattcgtactactgtctcctcctttcacattcagagtacctagtgtttttttcaaagttcttgtgtcgcaaacattttacacaaacagcaaggagttgagtcatccttaaaaaaaaactctttatttcgttcgaactttgttatgtgctgaatccaaaactgtttacagattaatTTATATCACGTCAAGAGTGTTTGGGCTATACTTATCAATATTTTCGTTATATACGatcatgttccgcaattcgaacgaaagtgaattcaaatcacttatcaatttcacgtgaaatgaa includes the following:
- the LOC129916506 gene encoding uncharacterized protein LOC129916506 — encoded protein: MQRKWMRNCDWMKFSHLPLSNKLRKSRKNSIKMQHSKKKLVRKLSSYGGVNGMKTIRTICKCIFTDPLLAEHSWLGTNAKKSFSQYKFLYKTILEAVRSRYPTYSEAEGASFFKGFLKQAPFRMGKPSTNTSSNTSSSASDGQSTT